The following proteins come from a genomic window of Veillonellales bacterium:
- a CDS encoding helix-turn-helix transcriptional regulator — MNIFKTEPSLPNILKKLNPKSLTLEQKFLLFMLPDRDLSSFCDLKEKKRSELKKIETEFGSDLDNFKNDQNQSFQVISEAIQQLQTLNFTDNIIFKNKLLGKLKVELNKDQLDYTDDTIHNIEILLDQISDLQPTNYITAKGMQEITVLQNKYHLDLSFSSQAIPLSQSQKIIKAENDKQENLFTIRNELCTYKYALSSSSCFNEELLFTAAFIDPLLLENTAPKIFSILNKRTKLYKKIKKYIDTNNYNILQFVHPFFSIIEVNDLRLLYSRLRKLIHAYFFLIKNIPSVPSIYPKVEDHLTLIRAISSETELLTPEINYQYKNNFTKMLDQLGMNQKDVAKIFGISESTLSKAMNKPTPSQSYLLKIAKLYNCSLSFLQEKTTIPSYGKLTDDKSAKYLLYITARRNVGKNFLAIFHDVFTQNREDTHSLYKTDPSTTPTNSDEKERFDAVVKHITYLQKEYEQLPVEKIEALTTLLKK; from the coding sequence ATGAACATTTTTAAAACCGAACCAAGTTTGCCTAATATTCTCAAAAAATTAAATCCTAAATCATTGACTTTAGAACAAAAATTTTTGTTATTCATGCTGCCTGACCGTGATCTTTCTTCTTTTTGCGATTTAAAAGAGAAGAAAAGAAGCGAACTGAAAAAAATAGAAACGGAATTTGGTAGCGATCTTGATAATTTTAAAAATGACCAAAATCAATCCTTTCAAGTAATATCAGAAGCGATTCAACAGTTACAAACACTAAATTTTACGGATAATATAATTTTTAAAAATAAACTCTTAGGGAAACTAAAAGTTGAACTCAATAAAGATCAACTTGATTATACTGATGACACGATCCACAATATTGAAATTTTATTAGACCAAATTAGCGACTTGCAACCGACAAATTACATAACCGCAAAGGGTATGCAAGAAATAACCGTTCTCCAAAATAAATATCATTTAGACCTATCCTTTAGTTCCCAAGCCATACCGTTAAGTCAAAGCCAGAAAATTATTAAAGCTGAAAATGATAAGCAAGAAAATTTATTTACTATTAGAAACGAACTATGCACCTATAAATATGCCTTATCTTCTTCTAGTTGTTTTAACGAAGAATTATTATTTACAGCAGCCTTTATAGACCCCCTTTTGTTGGAAAACACGGCTCCAAAAATTTTTAGTATTCTGAACAAACGTACGAAACTCTATAAGAAAATAAAAAAATACATAGATACTAATAATTACAATATTTTACAATTTGTACACCCGTTTTTTTCTATAATTGAAGTAAATGATCTCAGACTGCTATACTCACGGTTACGAAAATTAATTCACGCATATTTTTTCTTAATTAAAAATATCCCTTCAGTTCCTAGCATTTACCCTAAAGTCGAAGATCATTTAACCCTCATTCGAGCTATATCTTCTGAGACAGAGTTATTAACTCCAGAGATTAACTACCAATATAAAAATAACTTTACTAAAATGCTTGATCAATTAGGCATGAACCAAAAAGATGTAGCAAAAATTTTTGGGATATCTGAGTCAACATTATCAAAAGCAATGAATAAACCCACCCCTTCTCAAAGCTATCTATTAAAAATAGCCAAACTATATAATTGCAGTCTAAGCTTTCTTCAGGAAAAAACTACCATACCATCCTATGGAAAATTAACCGATGACAAATCAGCTAAGTATTTGCTATATATAACTGCAAGGCGTAACGTCGGTAAAAACTTTCTGGCTATTTTTCATGATGTATTTACCCAAAATCGTGAAGATACCCATAGTCTATATAAAACTGATCCATCAACAACACCTACAAACAGCGATGAGAAAGAACGCTTTGACGCTGTTGTAAAACACATAACTTATCTTCAAAAAGAGTATGAACAACTTCCTGTTGAAAAAATAGAGGCACTAACAACCCTTTTAAAAAAATAA